The Thalassotalea sp. HSM 43 genome window below encodes:
- a CDS encoding YajQ family cyclic di-GMP-binding protein → MPSFDIVSEVELEEVRNATENATRELSTRFDFRNVEASFEYKNPNVKVKAEFDFQVQQMLDMLRAQLSKRKIDAKAMTLGSMDHTGKTYSQNVSFKVGIEQAVAKKLVKIIKDSKIKVQASIQGDKLRVQGKKRDDLQAVMALVRDTELEQSFQFNNFKD, encoded by the coding sequence ATGCCATCATTTGATATTGTTTCAGAAGTCGAACTGGAAGAAGTGCGCAATGCCACTGAAAATGCGACTCGTGAATTAAGCACTCGATTTGATTTTCGTAATGTTGAAGCATCATTTGAATATAAAAACCCGAATGTAAAGGTGAAAGCCGAATTCGATTTTCAAGTACAACAAATGCTAGATATGTTGCGAGCGCAGCTGTCGAAACGAAAAATTGACGCTAAGGCAATGACGTTAGGCAGTATGGATCACACCGGAAAAACCTATAGCCAGAATGTTTCGTTTAAAGTAGGCATTGAGCAAGCGGTTGCTAAGAAGCTGGTTAAGATTATTAAAGACTCAAAAATTAAAGTCCAAGCCTCTATTCAAGGCGATAAATTGCGTGTACAAGGCAAGAAGCGAGACGATCTACAAGCGGTCATGGCATTGGTTCGTGACACAGAGTTAGAGCAATCGTTTCAGTTTAATAACTTTAAAGATTAA
- a CDS encoding aspartyl/asparaginyl beta-hydroxylase domain-containing protein yields MKLDHEFYKLPLTFDVERLQQEVLMLDESYWKAHHEGFKGNIAVPLLSVNGEVNNDFKGPIKETDALQKLPYIRQVLASFNEVFGRSRLMALEPGCEVPLHTDINYHWYKRVRIHIPIVTTDTVMFHCNDKQVNMKAGECWIFDSWKHHKVVNDSHLRRIHLVIDTHGSADFWDMVSKSEIPDLRASSLTTKHLDFVADKQVAIATELHNLPVVMSPGELDFMISELKHEVRSADNEAASQQGFFAILDKFAQNWRHLWGQFGATEAGWDSYHQLRDKTFQLARNYDNRLRLSNDGSALQMLIHCIIDPALNVEIAKYFNNNSATITPATKSVTPAKTATARAPIENASSSDDKPAAPMSRNSPCPCGSGKKYKQCCGAL; encoded by the coding sequence ATGAAACTAGACCACGAATTTTATAAATTACCGCTTACCTTTGATGTTGAACGCCTTCAGCAAGAAGTGTTGATGCTCGATGAAAGTTACTGGAAAGCACACCATGAAGGCTTTAAAGGCAACATTGCGGTACCATTACTTAGCGTAAATGGTGAGGTGAACAATGACTTCAAAGGACCAATAAAAGAAACGGATGCACTGCAAAAGCTGCCTTATATTCGTCAAGTATTGGCGTCTTTTAATGAAGTATTTGGCCGTTCAAGATTAATGGCCTTAGAACCTGGCTGTGAAGTGCCGTTGCATACTGATATCAATTACCATTGGTATAAACGTGTGCGTATTCATATCCCTATCGTCACCACAGATACCGTTATGTTTCATTGCAACGACAAGCAAGTCAATATGAAAGCCGGTGAGTGTTGGATATTCGATTCTTGGAAGCATCATAAAGTCGTCAATGACAGTCATTTGCGTCGCATTCATCTGGTTATCGACACCCACGGTTCAGCTGATTTTTGGGACATGGTGAGCAAATCAGAAATTCCAGATTTACGAGCTAGCAGTCTCACCACCAAGCACCTTGATTTTGTCGCTGACAAGCAAGTTGCTATCGCAACCGAATTGCATAATCTGCCGGTGGTTATGTCACCAGGCGAACTGGATTTTATGATTTCGGAATTAAAACACGAAGTGAGAAGTGCGGACAATGAAGCGGCGAGCCAACAAGGTTTTTTCGCCATTCTAGATAAATTTGCACAAAACTGGCGTCATCTTTGGGGTCAGTTTGGCGCCACTGAAGCTGGTTGGGATAGCTATCATCAGTTACGAGATAAAACCTTCCAATTAGCACGAAACTACGATAATCGATTGCGCTTGAGTAACGATGGCAGCGCATTGCAAATGTTAATCCACTGTATTATCGACCCTGCACTTAATGTTGAAATCGCAAAATATTTCAATAACAACAGTGCGACCATAACACCGGCAACAAAATCAGTAACACCAGCAAAAACAGCAACCGCTAGAGCGCCTATTGAAAACGCTAGCTCTTCCGACGATAAGCCGGCGGCACCGATGAGTCGCAATAGCCCTTGCCCATGTGGCTCTGGGAAAAAATACAAACAATGCTGTGGCGCTTTATAA
- a CDS encoding tetratricopeptide repeat-containing sulfotransferase family protein, producing the protein MQEVVQQHLQQAKQCLQQGQSSSAAMYARKVLRKQKDNLEALKVMLAVAVQQQDAMLMQQYADSVLSIDSKDEQGLMVKVEHAAKLEQHFTVIELSKTLIQQGIESSDVVYTLALAQLAAGQIAEAQQSLQSLLASNTDNPFVYLNMGHVYKAMGSSSQAAQYYFQFIDRTETAKGNGYWSLADLKDYRFDGQVQNTLQQLIADDSLDAGNRALILFALARSFEQQADFEQAFKYMSSANAIIHKYRPFRADAYAGLIKDLISNAKVNNAYKATADEPRPIFIVGMPRSGTTLVEQILAAHSKVTTTDELPYIERIAMQIQKHGYGNGINNLTAAQIAHYRAIYLQQASQYFAADVEVFIDKNPNNFIHIGLIKTLFPEAKVINMVRNPVDNAFSVYKQYFANGHDYSYNVNAISFYWQGYLSLMFQWSNLYGAALVNQGYEELVAEPEAQTRKLLAYCELDFEPSCLTFYQSKKAVLTPSVSQVKQPINNRSIGSGKQYLAYIDGQQTWTLLEQKANELIGY; encoded by the coding sequence ATGCAAGAAGTCGTGCAACAACATCTGCAACAAGCAAAGCAATGCCTACAACAAGGACAGTCTTCATCGGCGGCAATGTATGCCAGAAAAGTCCTGCGTAAACAAAAGGATAACCTTGAAGCGCTAAAGGTTATGTTAGCTGTCGCGGTGCAACAGCAAGATGCCATGTTAATGCAGCAATATGCCGACTCAGTGTTATCAATCGACAGTAAAGACGAGCAGGGCTTGATGGTTAAGGTTGAGCATGCCGCTAAACTTGAGCAGCATTTTACGGTTATCGAGCTAAGCAAAACATTAATACAGCAAGGCATTGAATCGAGTGATGTGGTTTACACACTCGCCTTGGCGCAGTTGGCCGCAGGGCAAATAGCAGAGGCTCAGCAGAGTTTACAATCGCTGTTGGCAAGTAACACCGATAACCCATTTGTTTATTTAAATATGGGCCATGTGTATAAAGCAATGGGGAGTTCAAGCCAAGCTGCTCAGTATTATTTCCAGTTTATTGACCGAACCGAAACAGCGAAGGGCAACGGCTACTGGAGCTTGGCCGACTTAAAAGATTATCGCTTTGATGGCCAAGTACAAAACACTCTGCAACAATTGATTGCAGATGACAGCCTAGATGCCGGCAATAGGGCGCTAATATTATTTGCCTTAGCTCGCAGCTTTGAACAGCAGGCTGACTTCGAACAAGCATTTAAATATATGTCATCGGCTAACGCTATCATCCACAAATACCGACCTTTTCGAGCGGATGCATACGCTGGTTTAATAAAAGATCTTATCTCTAACGCTAAAGTAAATAACGCCTATAAAGCGACTGCTGACGAACCTAGACCTATATTTATTGTTGGTATGCCGCGCTCTGGTACGACTTTGGTCGAGCAAATCTTAGCAGCCCATTCAAAGGTTACCACAACCGATGAGTTACCTTATATCGAACGGATTGCGATGCAGATTCAAAAGCATGGTTATGGTAATGGCATTAATAACCTAACCGCAGCGCAAATTGCTCACTACCGAGCCATATACTTGCAACAAGCCAGTCAATATTTCGCGGCAGATGTTGAGGTGTTTATCGATAAAAACCCCAATAACTTTATTCACATTGGCTTAATCAAAACCTTATTTCCTGAAGCTAAAGTCATTAATATGGTGCGTAATCCAGTGGACAACGCATTCAGTGTGTATAAGCAGTATTTTGCTAATGGCCATGACTATTCCTATAACGTGAATGCAATAAGCTTTTATTGGCAAGGGTACCTAAGTTTGATGTTTCAATGGAGTAATCTCTATGGCGCGGCGCTAGTCAATCAAGGATATGAGGAATTGGTTGCAGAACCCGAAGCGCAAACCAGAAAGTTACTGGCTTATTGTGAACTTGATTTTGAGCCAAGTTGTTTAACGTTTTATCAATCTAAAAAAGCGGTATTAACGCCAAGTGTCAGTCAGGTTAAACAGCCTATTAATAATCGTTCAATTGGCTCAGGAAAACAGTATTTGGCTTATATTGATGGACAGCAAACTTGGACATTATTAGAGCAAAAAGCCAACGAACTGATCGGTTATTAA
- a CDS encoding sulfotransferase family protein, translating to MGSMHFDRPIIILSAPRSGSTLLFETLKNGKDICTIGDESHAVIEHIAKFSTVYRGFESNALTADDVDAENAALLKQRFSDRLIDRHGQAINSSNQDSVRFLEKTPKNALRVGFLNKLFPDALFVYLVRDPRANIASIIDAWISQKFRTYPNLPGFNGKWSLLLPPNWQSMQGKRLEQIASFQWQSANNHILDELEKIDPSRWMMVNYQELLDNPATTVNSILNFAGLAADKVMTESLQQGLPLSQYTLSAPDKNKWHKKAAVLANVMAEGEDTLQRINTVLQGHGQPTLANNIDQALITATQKSQSLPSVTADNANTTVKPVSRNSPCPCGSGQRYKNCHGKLN from the coding sequence ATGGGCAGTATGCATTTTGACCGACCGATTATTATTTTATCGGCACCTCGCTCCGGCAGTACATTGCTTTTTGAAACCCTTAAGAATGGCAAAGACATTTGCACCATTGGGGATGAAAGCCATGCCGTTATTGAGCACATTGCTAAATTCAGTACCGTCTATCGCGGCTTTGAATCAAACGCACTAACGGCAGATGATGTTGATGCTGAAAACGCTGCATTACTGAAGCAACGCTTTAGCGATAGATTAATTGACCGACACGGCCAAGCGATCAATAGCAGCAACCAAGACAGTGTACGTTTTTTAGAGAAAACGCCAAAAAATGCCTTACGCGTTGGCTTTCTAAATAAACTTTTCCCTGATGCGCTATTTGTTTATTTAGTCAGAGATCCACGAGCAAACATCGCCTCGATAATTGATGCCTGGATCAGTCAAAAATTCAGAACCTATCCCAACTTACCGGGTTTTAACGGCAAATGGTCGTTATTATTGCCACCTAACTGGCAATCAATGCAAGGTAAACGATTAGAGCAAATCGCGAGTTTTCAATGGCAAAGTGCCAATAACCATATCCTTGACGAGTTAGAAAAAATAGACCCTAGCCGGTGGATGATGGTGAACTATCAAGAGTTACTCGACAACCCGGCAACAACGGTAAATTCTATCTTGAATTTTGCCGGTCTAGCAGCAGATAAAGTAATGACCGAAAGCTTGCAACAAGGCTTACCGTTATCGCAGTACACCCTTAGCGCCCCAGACAAAAATAAATGGCACAAAAAAGCCGCTGTCTTGGCCAATGTCATGGCGGAAGGTGAAGATACGCTGCAACGAATTAACACCGTTTTACAGGGTCATGGCCAGCCCACCTTAGCAAATAATATTGACCAAGCACTTATAACAGCGACGCAAAAATCCCAGAGTTTACCTTCTGTGACGGCTGATAATGCGAATACAACCGTAAAGCCGGTATCCCGCAATTCGCCCTGCCCTTGCGGTTCAGGGCAGCGTTATAAGAACTGTCACGGCAAACTTAATTAA
- a CDS encoding sodium-dependent transporter: MASSRGEFSSRLGFILAAAGSAVGLGNIWGFPTQTATNGGAAFVLVYLILAFCLAYPAFMAELVIGRYGQANAVTSMQKMSRHMWQKRFAFIVGFGGVICAGLILSFYGIIAGWMMSYAVEPAANLLGMQSVSDWVITQGHVRNILFAAVFMFLTIFIIRKGVEQGIEKWSKRLMPALIGLLILLILYVITLDGATDGLRAYLQPDMSRVFEPDLLISALGQAFFSLSLGTSVMVIYGSYISKKENLVKLGAQVTLIDVTIAFMAGLLIIPAMYVAQHQGVQIFAADGSLISGPSMVFAVLPSLFEGMGAIGLFVGFAFFVLMSIAALTSSISMLEGPVSYAVERHNLERKKATTLIGLIIFAMSVVIIFNLDFMLDLVAMIATEYGQPIIAMLCCVFVGWIWNRNDMLVEIKQGNPEVESSLFWKVWPWYTKFVCPAAILMVFIHSL, translated from the coding sequence ATGGCTTCATCTCGCGGTGAGTTCAGCTCACGATTAGGATTTATTCTTGCAGCCGCAGGCTCTGCGGTTGGTTTGGGAAATATTTGGGGATTTCCAACACAAACCGCCACTAACGGTGGTGCAGCCTTTGTTCTGGTCTATTTGATTCTGGCGTTCTGCCTCGCTTATCCAGCGTTTATGGCAGAGCTGGTCATTGGTCGTTATGGTCAGGCTAATGCGGTGACATCGATGCAGAAAATGTCGCGTCATATGTGGCAGAAACGCTTCGCCTTTATCGTTGGTTTTGGTGGTGTTATCTGTGCCGGTCTTATTCTTAGCTTTTACGGCATCATTGCTGGTTGGATGATGTCTTATGCTGTTGAACCTGCGGCCAATCTGTTGGGCATGCAATCTGTTTCTGACTGGGTAATTACTCAAGGTCATGTGCGCAATATTTTGTTTGCTGCAGTATTCATGTTCCTAACCATCTTTATTATTCGTAAAGGTGTAGAGCAGGGCATTGAAAAGTGGTCGAAACGATTAATGCCAGCGCTGATTGGTTTGCTTATCTTATTGATTCTCTATGTAATCACGCTGGATGGGGCAACAGACGGTCTACGTGCGTATCTGCAACCGGATATGAGCCGCGTATTTGAACCTGACTTATTAATCAGTGCACTCGGGCAAGCATTCTTCTCATTGTCTTTAGGTACCAGTGTTATGGTTATCTACGGCTCTTATATTTCCAAGAAAGAAAACTTAGTAAAATTGGGCGCACAAGTCACCTTAATTGATGTGACTATCGCTTTTATGGCGGGCTTATTAATTATTCCGGCAATGTACGTCGCCCAGCACCAAGGTGTGCAAATCTTTGCTGCTGATGGCTCGTTGATTTCAGGTCCTAGCATGGTGTTTGCGGTATTGCCGAGCTTATTTGAAGGCATGGGCGCAATTGGTTTATTCGTCGGTTTTGCCTTTTTCGTATTGATGAGTATCGCTGCCCTAACGTCGTCAATTTCGATGCTGGAAGGACCGGTGTCTTATGCGGTTGAACGTCATAACCTAGAGCGCAAGAAAGCGACCACGTTAATCGGCCTGATCATCTTCGCCATGAGTGTGGTTATTATTTTCAATCTTGATTTTATGTTGGATTTGGTGGCAATGATCGCAACCGAATATGGCCAACCTATTATTGCTATGTTGTGTTGTGTCTTTGTGGGTTGGATATGGAATCGAAACGACATGCTTGTGGAAATCAAGCAAGGTAATCCTGAGGTTGAATCGTCATTGTTTTGGAAAGTTTGGCCGTGGTACACCAAGTTTGTCTGTCCTGCGGCAATCTTAATGGTATTTATCCATTCTCTATAA
- a CDS encoding aspartate-semialdehyde dehydrogenase translates to MAQKFDVVVLGATGLVGKHMMEILEERKFPVNKLYPLASARSAGELVEFNGESVEVLDADTFDFSQAQIAFFSAGGAISAKFAPIAADAGCVVIDNTSEFRYEPDIPLVVPEVNPEALAEYRNRNIIANPNCSTIQMMVALKPIYDAVGIDRINVSTYQSVSGAGKEAIEELAKQCADLLSGKPVKVESFSRQIAFNSIPQIDKFMDNGYTKEEMKMVWETKKILGDENVLVNPTAVRVPAFYGHGEAIHIETRQQTSAEEVKEILANAPGVVVAHNDEDFPTQVSDASGKDDTFVGRIREDISHPNGINMWVVADNVRKGAATNSVQIAEVLIRDYL, encoded by the coding sequence ATGGCACAGAAATTTGATGTTGTAGTATTAGGGGCGACCGGCCTAGTTGGTAAGCACATGATGGAGATTCTTGAAGAACGAAAATTTCCTGTCAACAAGCTGTACCCTCTTGCTAGTGCTCGTAGTGCGGGCGAATTGGTTGAATTTAACGGTGAGAGCGTTGAAGTACTTGATGCTGACACTTTCGATTTTAGCCAAGCACAAATCGCGTTCTTTTCAGCTGGTGGTGCCATTTCAGCAAAATTTGCCCCGATAGCGGCTGATGCAGGCTGTGTGGTTATCGATAATACCTCTGAGTTTCGTTATGAACCAGACATTCCGTTGGTGGTGCCAGAAGTAAACCCAGAAGCATTGGCTGAGTATCGTAATCGTAACATCATTGCCAACCCGAATTGTTCAACCATTCAAATGATGGTGGCGCTAAAACCAATTTATGATGCCGTCGGTATTGACCGTATCAATGTCAGTACCTATCAATCGGTATCTGGCGCAGGTAAAGAAGCGATAGAAGAGTTGGCTAAGCAATGTGCTGATTTATTGTCTGGTAAGCCGGTAAAAGTCGAAAGCTTCAGTCGTCAAATCGCCTTTAACTCGATTCCACAAATCGACAAGTTTATGGACAATGGCTATACCAAAGAAGAAATGAAAATGGTTTGGGAGACGAAAAAAATTCTTGGTGACGAGAATGTGCTAGTTAACCCAACAGCGGTTCGTGTGCCGGCATTTTATGGTCATGGTGAAGCGATTCATATCGAAACTCGTCAACAAACGTCTGCCGAAGAAGTGAAAGAAATCCTCGCCAACGCACCTGGTGTGGTTGTTGCACACAATGACGAAGATTTTCCGACACAAGTAAGTGATGCAAGTGGTAAAGACGATACATTCGTCGGTCGTATCCGTGAAGATATCTCTCATCCTAACGGCATTAATATGTGGGTTGTTGCCGATAACGTGCGTAAAGGCGCTGCGACCAACAGTGTACAGATCGCTGAAGTTTTAATCCGCGACTACCTTTAA
- a CDS encoding ketopantoate reductase family protein codes for MNKIAILGNGAIGLLITYLLQTQNQNTRSGQALNIRLLTRQRANNNVTLTVKQLNNQQKTFAVGQADEQFLAQCELLICCVKSYDVLTALTPLSKVLNPKCAIVLCHNGMGTIDAINSTLKLPQPILTLLTTMAAKRLTDNVIQHTGVGNNHLGLVQGQLHTNQANDIKQLLKNALPCFEFSDNIITQQWLKLAINCAINPLTAINDVDNGELASDKYQPQIKACLEEVVAVAASQNVTFNIDSLMKVVNDVIIKTANNSSSMREDVSNGRATEIDYINGYIKTLGQQNDIATPINEQLYREVVATSHYPQ; via the coding sequence ATGAACAAAATCGCAATTTTAGGTAATGGTGCCATCGGCTTACTGATAACCTATCTACTACAAACTCAAAACCAGAATACAAGGTCAGGGCAAGCGTTAAATATTCGACTGCTCACGCGACAGCGCGCAAATAACAATGTCACCCTTACCGTTAAGCAACTTAATAACCAACAAAAGACATTTGCGGTTGGCCAAGCAGATGAGCAATTTCTCGCTCAATGTGAGTTACTGATCTGTTGTGTTAAATCCTATGACGTGCTTACTGCTTTGACGCCACTTAGTAAGGTGTTAAACCCTAAATGTGCGATAGTGTTGTGTCATAATGGTATGGGTACAATTGATGCTATCAATAGCACACTAAAACTGCCGCAACCGATTCTTACCCTACTAACCACAATGGCAGCCAAACGTTTGACTGACAATGTGATCCAACATACCGGTGTTGGCAATAATCATCTTGGCTTAGTTCAAGGGCAATTACATACAAACCAAGCCAATGATATAAAGCAGCTTTTAAAAAACGCACTTCCATGTTTTGAGTTCAGCGATAACATCATCACACAGCAGTGGCTCAAGCTTGCTATCAATTGTGCGATCAACCCTTTAACAGCGATTAATGACGTCGATAATGGTGAGTTGGCAAGTGACAAATATCAGCCCCAAATAAAAGCCTGCCTAGAAGAAGTTGTTGCGGTTGCCGCCAGTCAGAATGTGACTTTCAATATTGATAGCTTAATGAAGGTTGTGAACGATGTGATAATCAAAACAGCTAACAACAGCTCATCAATGCGTGAAGATGTGAGCAATGGACGAGCTACTGAAATTGATTATATAAATGGTTACATAAAGACCTTAGGGCAGCAAAACGATATTGCCACCCCAATCAATGAGCAATTATACCGAGAGGTAGTTGCGACTAGTCATTATCCGCAGTGA
- a CDS encoding VanZ family protein, with product MLSHIFTNRLIYAIVLIFAVVVVNVDDISFWLNKNQLLDKTGHFIGFLLLSWLLDRLINIPRGVLVLSVIFYSGFTEICQWYLGFRSGQFDDFVANALGCSTYYLFATISAKYKKSP from the coding sequence ATGCTGTCACATATATTCACCAACCGGCTTATTTACGCCATAGTATTAATTTTTGCTGTGGTGGTGGTTAATGTCGATGATATTTCTTTCTGGCTCAATAAGAACCAGCTGCTCGATAAAACAGGGCACTTTATTGGCTTTTTATTATTGAGCTGGTTATTGGATAGACTGATAAACATACCTCGCGGGGTTTTAGTACTAAGTGTCATTTTTTATTCCGGTTTTACCGAGATATGTCAGTGGTATTTAGGATTTCGCAGTGGCCAGTTTGATGATTTTGTTGCTAACGCATTAGGCTGCTCAACGTATTACCTGTTTGCTACCATCAGCGCTAAATATAAAAAATCACCATGA
- a CDS encoding 4-phosphoerythronate dehydrogenase, giving the protein MQIYYDENIPYAAQFFAEFGELHSFAGRDVTAEQLQDADVLLVRSITQVNEQLLCLNNSLKFVGTATIGFDHIDQAYLASRNIPFTNAPGCNAISVAEYVLSAMMVMSERQDFDLSDKRVGILGAGNTGSAVANKLDALGVSYVLHDPIAEEQGDQRSFVSLDEICQCDIITLHVPKTVQGPYPTMHLFDAKRLAGLGESQILINACRGEVIDNQALLTLKQQGKGPHLVLDVWENEPNPLLPLIEFTELATAHIAGYSLEGKARGTEMLYQALSRLVNSEARKTLSDFLPEHAFTASDKVDSSNMLQDTIFRVYDVRRDDKIFRQQLILTTFDYLRKNYPVRREFSALELTAELHDSSEIYRKLGFK; this is encoded by the coding sequence GTGCAAATTTACTACGACGAAAACATTCCATACGCCGCACAATTTTTTGCTGAATTTGGTGAGCTGCACTCGTTTGCTGGTCGCGACGTTACGGCTGAGCAACTGCAAGATGCCGATGTGCTGTTGGTAAGATCCATCACTCAGGTCAATGAACAATTACTGTGTCTAAATAACAGCCTTAAATTTGTTGGCACTGCAACCATAGGTTTTGACCATATCGACCAAGCGTATTTGGCTTCTCGAAATATCCCCTTTACCAATGCGCCGGGCTGTAACGCTATATCGGTTGCCGAATACGTGCTCAGTGCCATGATGGTGATGAGCGAAAGGCAAGATTTCGATTTATCTGACAAACGCGTCGGTATTCTTGGTGCGGGTAATACTGGCTCCGCTGTTGCCAATAAACTGGATGCGTTAGGCGTATCTTATGTGTTGCATGACCCAATCGCCGAAGAGCAGGGCGATCAACGCAGTTTTGTCAGCTTAGATGAGATATGTCAGTGTGACATCATTACCTTGCATGTACCAAAAACGGTGCAAGGCCCATACCCGACTATGCACTTGTTTGATGCTAAGCGATTAGCTGGACTAGGCGAATCGCAAATTCTTATCAATGCCTGTCGTGGTGAGGTTATCGATAACCAAGCGCTGTTGACTTTAAAGCAACAAGGCAAGGGGCCTCATTTGGTTTTGGATGTATGGGAAAATGAACCTAATCCATTGCTGCCTTTAATAGAATTTACCGAATTGGCTACCGCTCATATCGCCGGTTATAGCTTAGAAGGAAAAGCTCGTGGCACAGAAATGTTGTATCAGGCATTATCAAGATTAGTTAATAGCGAAGCGCGCAAAACCTTGTCGGATTTTTTGCCCGAACATGCGTTTACGGCGTCAGATAAAGTCGATTCAAGCAATATGCTGCAAGACACCATATTTCGAGTATATGATGTGCGTCGTGATGATAAAATTTTTCGTCAACAACTGATTTTAACAACTTTTGACTATTTACGTAAAAATTACCCTGTTAGAAGGGAATTTAGTGCGCTAGAATTAACCGCCGAACTGCACGATAGTTCAGAAATATATCGCAAATTGGGGTTTAAATAA